A genomic window from Streptomyces broussonetiae includes:
- a CDS encoding DUF1996 domain-containing protein produces MARTSRRRATGARRPTGTRRPTGTRRAALAAVVLMLGGTALVVANVYASAAGRHGTGRAAATPNATDLQGGTVRGRNGAGQGGNGPVVSDYADITSVEPNLPGPPQQAGASRGTFTSDCGVNAGGLFNSDNVIVAPGVSDGAHHMHDYVGNQGNNAFASDDDLARADTSCVDRGDKSSYYWPVLRLQNGTQERDARSPGGGTEGNAGRIVTPEQVTLTFVGNPRGRVTAMPWMLRIVTGDAKALVNGPGNANASWSCTGYEDRQLTDKYPLCPPGSDVVRTFRFPSCWDGRNTDSADHRTHVVFTAPDGSCPAGFRAIPQLVQRVVYGVRAPSLEDGGRTVPLFAIDSFPDELHKPVTDHGDFINLFDEDLMREMVDCINSGRVCTPGRDGTGTAPAPTATHGGTTETGATTSPAPSPSPSAPTSTPLAGHLPPTAAPPQPLAVQGDVAQTGVAHLWPSAVGTLLAVAGLIMFLRAARSRH; encoded by the coding sequence TTGGCACGCACCAGCCGCAGACGCGCGACCGGCGCACGGCGCCCGACCGGTACACGACGCCCGACCGGTACACGACGCGCGGCCCTCGCGGCCGTCGTCCTGATGCTGGGTGGCACAGCCCTCGTCGTGGCCAACGTCTACGCCTCGGCCGCCGGGCGCCACGGCACGGGTCGGGCCGCCGCCACCCCGAACGCCACGGACCTGCAGGGCGGCACCGTGCGCGGCAGGAACGGCGCCGGTCAGGGCGGCAACGGGCCCGTGGTCTCCGACTACGCGGACATCACCTCCGTCGAGCCGAACCTGCCCGGCCCGCCGCAGCAGGCCGGAGCCTCGCGCGGCACCTTCACCTCCGACTGCGGTGTCAACGCAGGCGGCCTGTTCAACTCCGACAACGTCATCGTCGCGCCCGGCGTCTCCGACGGCGCCCACCACATGCACGACTACGTCGGCAACCAGGGCAACAACGCCTTCGCCAGTGACGACGACCTGGCGCGGGCGGACACGAGCTGCGTGGACCGGGGCGACAAGTCCTCGTACTACTGGCCCGTGCTGCGCCTGCAGAACGGCACACAAGAACGCGACGCGCGATCCCCCGGTGGCGGCACGGAGGGCAACGCCGGCCGGATCGTCACACCCGAGCAGGTCACGCTGACCTTCGTGGGAAACCCGCGCGGCAGGGTCACGGCCATGCCCTGGATGCTGCGCATCGTCACGGGCGACGCCAAGGCCCTCGTCAACGGCCCCGGCAACGCCAACGCGTCCTGGAGCTGCACCGGTTACGAGGACCGGCAGCTGACGGACAAGTACCCGCTGTGCCCGCCGGGCAGCGACGTCGTGCGCACCTTCCGGTTCCCGAGCTGCTGGGACGGCCGCAACACCGACAGCGCCGACCACCGTACCCATGTGGTCTTCACGGCCCCCGACGGCTCCTGCCCGGCGGGCTTTCGTGCCATCCCGCAGCTGGTGCAGCGCGTCGTCTACGGCGTCCGGGCACCCAGTCTCGAGGACGGCGGCCGTACCGTCCCGCTCTTCGCGATCGACTCCTTCCCCGACGAGCTGCACAAACCCGTCACCGACCACGGCGACTTCATCAACCTCTTCGACGAGGATCTGATGCGCGAGATGGTCGACTGCATCAACTCCGGCCGTGTCTGCACCCCCGGCCGCGACGGCACCGGCACGGCACCCGCGCCGACGGCTACCCACGGCGGGACAACGGAAACCGGGGCGACGACCTCCCCCGCCCCGTCCCCGTCCCCGTCCGCCCCGACCTCGACCCCCCTCGCCGGGCACCTCCCGCCCACCGCTGCACCGCCCCAACCCCTTGCGGTGCAAGGGGATGTGGCGCAGACCGGCGTCGCCCACCTGTGGCCCTCGGCCGTGGGCACGCTGCTCGCCGTGGCCGGCCTGATCATGTTCCTGCGGGCCGCGCGCTCGCGCCACTGA
- a CDS encoding lipoprotein — MQVRLGAMGGGVVVAVALAAVLGGCAESADGGGNKAAGASASAKGTADGGSGAGKGAAASGGTIGAAGSLCALPVRFAVAERWKAKGIAAEAELSRASKGSDSDPTAALADSLLRQGPVTAACEIDAKPAGNIGFLRVWTGKDANTDAGTVLRQFVAAEDGTSKAKYRSVKTGGGLAGVEVEYLYTSKLLGETKTETALAVGTPDGPVVLHLGGMDTEEHEAMRPAYELAKQTMELT; from the coding sequence GTGCAGGTCAGGCTGGGAGCCATGGGCGGCGGAGTGGTCGTCGCGGTGGCGCTGGCGGCGGTGCTCGGCGGGTGCGCGGAGTCGGCGGACGGTGGCGGGAATAAGGCGGCGGGCGCGTCGGCGTCCGCGAAGGGCACGGCGGACGGAGGGTCCGGGGCGGGCAAGGGGGCCGCGGCGAGCGGCGGCACGATCGGCGCGGCCGGTTCGCTCTGCGCCCTGCCCGTGCGTTTCGCCGTCGCCGAGCGCTGGAAGGCCAAGGGGATCGCCGCCGAGGCGGAGTTGTCGAGGGCGTCGAAGGGATCCGACAGCGATCCGACCGCTGCGCTCGCCGACAGCCTGCTGCGCCAGGGGCCGGTCACCGCCGCCTGCGAGATCGACGCCAAACCGGCCGGCAACATCGGCTTCCTGCGCGTGTGGACCGGCAAGGACGCGAACACCGACGCGGGCACGGTGCTCCGGCAGTTCGTCGCCGCCGAGGACGGCACGAGCAAGGCGAAGTACCGCTCCGTCAAGACCGGCGGCGGCCTTGCCGGCGTGGAGGTGGAGTACCTCTACACCAGCAAGCTCCTGGGGGAGACCAAGACGGAGACCGCCCTCGCGGTCGGCACGCCCGACGGGCCGGTCGTCCTGCACCTCGGCGGCATGGACACCGAGGAGCACGAGGCGATGCGGCCCGCCTACGAACTGGCCAAGCAGACCATGGAGTTGACCTGA
- a CDS encoding flavodoxin family protein, whose protein sequence is MPTLLIVHHTPSPNCQTLFEAVVSGATTPEIEGVRVVRRAALAATASDVLEADGYLLGTPANLGYMSGALKHFFDQIYYPCLDATRGRPFGYYVHGGNDVTGAVRAIEAVTTGLGWRRAAEPVTVTGEPGKADTEACWELGATVAAGLMPGA, encoded by the coding sequence GTGCCTACCTTGCTGATCGTCCATCACACCCCCTCGCCCAACTGCCAGACGCTGTTCGAGGCCGTCGTCTCGGGCGCGACGACACCGGAGATCGAGGGTGTCCGCGTCGTCCGGCGGGCCGCCCTCGCGGCCACCGCCTCCGACGTCCTGGAAGCCGACGGCTATCTGCTCGGCACCCCGGCGAACCTCGGCTACATGTCCGGTGCGCTGAAGCACTTCTTCGACCAGATCTACTACCCCTGCCTCGATGCGACCCGGGGCCGGCCGTTCGGCTACTACGTCCACGGGGGCAACGACGTCACCGGCGCCGTCCGCGCCATCGAGGCCGTCACCACCGGCCTGGGCTGGCGCCGGGCCGCCGAGCCGGTGACCGTCACCGGCGAGCCCGGCAAGGCCGACACCGAGGCGTGCTGGGAGCTGGGCGCCACGGTCGCGGCGGGCCTGATGCCCGGCGCGTGA
- a CDS encoding acetoacetate decarboxylase family protein, which produces MRADGHAPGRPVPDGQEARDVLRGCARDVVDIAEGIRAVSARTSTALFAPALIASVRHRPRTGLAAQWALLRALTNKQGLGGSARTAPKGVRRVLGAAGEVLGRESLAALVAVTSLRLRIAAVLADHPEFGRDPGMRRLLEAVTADRDPQAVRALRALFRDRSAQRALSGLAPLMSELLAIRTLLDEDPDKGGTGWALTAGRGPSADPPHGTVRPAGPGKGEGVAEAVDLCGQERQIIATEGSLLGYLRNIEVLSTDGRILVQNVRGPDGVVRYVVQAPGMAPGRPRSDSPQDFVGAWRNLFTTDSLYTRSIKLALQDYGIPRGAHLALIGHGEGGIALLNLAQDQEFCRTYKVTHVVAVGSPTGSQKTADPRTWVATITNRHDIVPVLDGRAAGSASTPHPNRYEVDYVEPTPEFPLCHMLRAYIEHLRTVIPEAREGLDEALRPYRGPIVRTRAYRLKDRAHPPEGYPFLALPTTTIPTTAGPVDVPVRYYDSSAAHLCYPVSVDAARALLPDATWLTPSRLGRRALAVLSLYEHRCTTIGPYTEIGLSVLVDDLWRPRPYDVVADLLRRVDLRRTGRYVLCLAVTSEEARVVAREIWGQPVMRMSAEADLMGREIGVRSRNLGITVEGRLGPGGRCPEADWILYGRRGESTVRTLVRAHGRLRLHPGTGVRLRLDTAAAEPLAGQLRRLGLDATRPLFALTCPQFMLHRSAGAVLPR; this is translated from the coding sequence ATGCGAGCGGACGGCCACGCACCCGGACGGCCCGTGCCGGACGGTCAGGAGGCCAGGGACGTGCTGCGCGGCTGCGCGCGGGACGTGGTCGACATCGCAGAGGGCATCCGTGCCGTGTCCGCGCGCACCAGCACCGCGTTGTTCGCGCCGGCCCTGATCGCCTCCGTACGCCACCGTCCCCGCACCGGACTCGCCGCTCAGTGGGCGCTGCTGCGGGCCCTGACGAACAAGCAGGGACTCGGTGGCTCGGCCCGCACGGCCCCCAAGGGCGTGCGGCGGGTGCTCGGCGCGGCCGGTGAGGTGCTGGGCCGTGAAAGCCTCGCCGCGCTGGTAGCGGTCACCTCGCTGCGGCTGAGGATCGCTGCCGTACTGGCCGACCACCCCGAGTTCGGGCGCGATCCGGGCATGCGGCGGCTGCTGGAGGCCGTCACCGCCGACCGCGACCCGCAGGCCGTACGGGCCCTGCGCGCGCTGTTCCGGGACCGGAGTGCCCAGCGAGCCCTGTCCGGGCTCGCGCCACTGATGTCCGAACTCCTCGCCATACGCACCCTGTTGGACGAGGATCCGGACAAGGGCGGGACCGGCTGGGCGCTCACCGCCGGCCGCGGCCCGTCCGCCGACCCGCCGCACGGCACCGTCCGCCCCGCCGGCCCGGGCAAGGGCGAGGGCGTCGCCGAGGCCGTCGACCTGTGCGGCCAGGAGCGGCAGATCATAGCGACGGAAGGCTCCCTGCTCGGGTACCTGCGCAACATCGAGGTGCTCTCCACCGACGGACGGATCCTCGTGCAGAACGTGCGCGGACCCGACGGCGTGGTCCGTTACGTCGTCCAGGCGCCGGGCATGGCACCGGGCCGCCCCCGCAGTGACTCCCCGCAGGACTTCGTCGGAGCCTGGCGCAACCTGTTCACGACCGACTCGCTCTACACCCGCTCCATCAAGCTCGCCCTGCAGGACTACGGCATCCCTCGCGGCGCCCACCTCGCGCTCATCGGGCACGGCGAGGGCGGGATCGCGCTGTTGAACCTCGCCCAGGACCAGGAGTTCTGCCGTACGTACAAGGTCACGCACGTCGTCGCCGTCGGCTCCCCGACCGGCAGCCAGAAGACCGCCGACCCGCGCACCTGGGTCGCCACGATCACCAACCGGCACGACATCGTCCCCGTCCTCGACGGCCGCGCAGCGGGCTCGGCATCCACCCCGCACCCGAACCGGTACGAGGTCGACTACGTGGAGCCCACCCCCGAGTTCCCGCTCTGCCACATGCTCCGCGCCTACATCGAGCACCTGCGTACGGTGATCCCCGAGGCCCGCGAGGGCCTCGACGAGGCGCTCAGGCCCTACCGGGGCCCCATCGTGCGCACCCGGGCCTACCGGCTGAAGGACCGCGCCCATCCACCCGAGGGCTACCCCTTCCTCGCCCTGCCCACCACCACGATCCCCACCACGGCCGGGCCCGTCGACGTGCCGGTGCGCTACTACGACTCCTCCGCCGCCCACCTGTGCTATCCCGTCTCCGTCGACGCGGCACGCGCTCTGCTGCCCGACGCCACCTGGCTGACCCCGAGCCGGCTGGGGCGGCGCGCGCTCGCGGTGCTGTCGCTGTACGAACACCGCTGCACCACGATCGGCCCGTACACCGAGATCGGCCTGTCCGTCCTGGTGGACGACCTGTGGCGGCCCCGCCCGTACGACGTCGTCGCGGACCTGCTGCGCCGGGTGGACCTGCGCCGTACCGGCCGTTACGTCCTCTGCCTCGCCGTCACCAGCGAGGAGGCCCGGGTGGTCGCCCGGGAGATCTGGGGCCAGCCGGTGATGCGGATGAGTGCCGAGGCTGATCTGATGGGCCGGGAGATCGGAGTGCGCTCGCGGAACCTGGGCATCACCGTCGAGGGCCGGCTGGGCCCGGGCGGGCGGTGTCCGGAGGCCGACTGGATCCTCTACGGCCGCCGGGGCGAGAGCACCGTACGCACCCTGGTCCGCGCCCACGGCAGGCTGCGGCTGCACCCCGGCACCGGGGTCCGGCTGCGACTGGACACCGCGGCGGCCGAGCCCCTCGCCGGTCAGCTGCGCCGGCTCGGCCTCGACGCGACCCGGCCCCTGTTCGCGCTCACCTGCCCCCAGTTCATGCTCCATCGCAGTGCCGGCGCCGTCCTGCCCCGCTGA
- a CDS encoding GNAT family N-acetyltransferase, translated as MADAPPSSEPALRPLGLEHLAAVLDLGHRVYDTDAMPYTGWSLSAVAGDLDAPDSACLVMLDGDRVAGFVLGSLSFEQRADWGYPEWIAVDPDFQGRGVASRLVKECCARLAAAGAVCVVTDVERRNTASAELMRRNGFTEQATVTLFVRPLTEQAPAGGGAAHDAAASRRHFTRAAERVR; from the coding sequence CCTCCGAGCCGGCCCTGCGACCGCTCGGCTTGGAGCATCTCGCCGCCGTCCTCGACCTCGGCCACCGGGTCTACGACACCGACGCCATGCCCTACACCGGCTGGTCGCTGTCGGCCGTCGCGGGGGACCTGGACGCGCCGGACTCCGCCTGCCTGGTGATGCTGGACGGCGACCGGGTGGCCGGGTTCGTGCTCGGGTCGCTCTCCTTCGAACAGCGGGCCGACTGGGGCTATCCGGAGTGGATCGCCGTGGACCCGGACTTCCAGGGGCGCGGGGTCGCCTCACGGCTGGTGAAGGAGTGCTGTGCGCGGCTCGCGGCGGCGGGTGCGGTGTGCGTGGTGACGGACGTGGAGCGGCGCAACACCGCCTCGGCCGAGCTGATGCGCCGCAACGGCTTCACCGAGCAGGCCACGGTCACTCTGTTCGTACGGCCGCTCACCGAGCAGGCCCCGGCCGGCGGCGGGGCGGCTCACGATGCCGCCGCATCCCGGCGGCACTTCACCCGGGCGGCGGAACGGGTGCGTTGA